In Haliaeetus albicilla chromosome 3, bHalAlb1.1, whole genome shotgun sequence, the following are encoded in one genomic region:
- the LOC138684618 gene encoding feather keratin 1-like: protein MQRQHACCKMLACAKAAPPPRALSDQHKSSPAPLSLTHFSQRLLLHRQQGPLRTTDMACYDLCRPCGPTPLANSCNEPCVRQCEDSRVVIQPSTVVVTLPGPILSSFPQNTAVGSSSSAAVGNVLSSQGVPVSSGGFGFGGLGCFGGARGCYPC, encoded by the exons atgcaaaGGCAGCATGCTTGCTGCAAAATGCTGGCATGCGCAAAGGCTGCCCCACCCCCTCGGGCGCTCAGCGACCAGCATAAAAGCAGCCCAGCACCTCTCTCCCTCACGCACTTCTCTCAACGCCTTCTCCTCCACCGTCAACAAG GGCCCCTCCGCACCACAGACATGGCCTGCTACGACCTCTGCCGCCCCTGCGGACCCACCCCGCTGGCTAACAGCTGCAAcgagccctgtgtcaggcagtgcGAGGACTCCCGCGTCGTCATCCAGCCTTCTACCGTGGTGGTCACCCTGCCAGgacccatcctcagctccttcccccagaacaCCGCCGTCGGATCCTCCTCATCGGCTGCCGTGGGCAACGTCCTCAGCTCCCAGGGAGTGCCCGTCTCCTCCGGCGGCTTCGGCTTCGGAGGCCTGGGCTGCTTCGGCGGCGCAAGAGGCTGCTACCCCTGCTAA
- the LOC138684619 gene encoding feather keratin 1-like, translating into MQRQHACCKMLACAKAAPPPRALSDQHKSSPAPLSLTHFSQRLLLHRQQGPLRTTDMACYDLCRPCGPTPLANSCNEPCVRQCEDSRVVIQPSTVVVTLPGPILSSFPQNTAVGSSSSAAVGNVLSSQGVPVSSGGFGFGGLGCFGGARGCYPC; encoded by the exons atgcaaaGGCAGCATGCTTGCTGCAAAATGCTGGCATGCGCAAAGGCTGCCCCACCCCCTCGGGCGCTCAGCGACCAGCATAAAAGCAGCCCAGCACCTCTCTCCCTCACGCACTTCTCTCAACGCCTTCTCCTCCACCGTCAACAAG GGCCCCTCCGCACCACAGACATGGCCTGCTACGACCTCTGCCGCCCCTGCGGACCCACCCCGCTGGCTAACAGCTGCAAcgagccctgtgtcaggcagtgcGAGGACTCCCGCGTCGTCATCCAGCCTTCTACCGTGGTGGTCACCCTGCCAGgacccatcctcagctccttcccccagaacaCCGCCGTCGGATCCTCCTCATCGGCTGCCGTGGGCAACGTCCTCAGCTCCCAGGGAGTGCCCGTCTCCTCCGGCGGCTTCGGCTTCGGAGGCCTGGGCTGCTTCGGTGGCGCAAGAGGCTGCTACCCCTGCTAA